In the Haloferax marinisediminis genome, CCCTCAGACCCGATGATGAACGGATTCGTTCCGACGACACGGATCGGCTCACCGATACGCGATGGGTCCCCAGCACTGGTCTCGACAGACTCACCGAGCATGAACGCGACGGCGGCCTGTGTCTCGTCGAGTTTGGCAATCGGTGGCATCAGCGGATTACGTGTGATGAAAAACACTTGGTCGACCTGGTCGAGGTCGATATCTTCGGCAGAGCTTTTGAGGCAATCGCGCTGAATCACGGCCCGTGCATTGCGACCATACTCCGGTTCGTCAAAGTCCACACACCCATCTGCGTCGACCGATACGTTCTCGAGGACAGCGCTCTCGTTCGTCGCTGCTTCGTAAAGCTCAGGCTGTTCGTCCGCGTCCAAGCCGAGCGTTTTGATGTAGAGGCCACCTCCCTCACTTCCAGCCACCGACCCCGAAGGGAGCAACGCACAGACGTCGTCTTGAAGCATCTCCGCGCCTTCGGGTTCGTCCAACCAAAGACCGTGGCTGGTCAGCGTCGACTTGCCGGTTCCAGAGAGTCCTAAGAAGAGTTGCCCGACTTCACGGCGACCATCGCTGTCGTCGAGAGTTACTCGTTTGCTGCCGGCGTGAAGGCCAAGGCCACCTGACTGTTTCGCACGGAACATAAACAGTCGAAGGAACGACTTCTTCGCTTCACCAGTGTAGTCGCTCCCGAACACGGCCGTAAGTCCCTCCTCGGGGAGGACACGGATACACGGTTCGGCAGTAGCGTCCGGAAGTTGTACGGTGACGAAATCAGGTTCAACGCCGTCGGCTGGTTCGAGGAGCTTCGCCCACGCGAGTGCGATACGACCGTACTCCTTTGGCAGAAACAGGCGGCAGACGGCGGATACATCTTCGTCCCGACCGACAACCCGGTCGACGCAAAGCACGTCGTTCGTCGGGTCGTTTACCCACTCGATTGCGTGCTCGAATACCGCAAGGTCGTCTTCGTCGAACGACCTGTCGACAGAAGTCGCGGTTTGCGCTGCACTCCGGGAGCGGTACTCACTGACGTACGAGGGGGCCTCGAAGTCTGTCGTCGTTTCGAGGTGTGCTGAGTAGTCCCGAAGGTCTGTTAAAGACGGGTTGTACGTGACGTGGTTCGCCGTGGCCGGGTCAGGAAAATCAGCACTGGTTGGGAGGTGGATTGTATTTTCCATTCTATGGGAGTATCCACGAGTTGCTTTGATAAGGTTATTGTATGCGTAATTTGACTTAAGAATATTAATTTAAATCCGCGTAAATACTAACATTCCCAGAGTGAGATTGTCAGTTCACTCATCACGGTAATCGATTGCCCGGCGGCAGTTCAACGCAGTGGCTAACGGTTGGAGAATTGTATACATCCATCGAGTAAACTGACGACTGTCGCTTCGACAGCGCTTCGTCTGGACCGAACACGAGTGGGGTCGACAGCACACTCCGTGGTAAACCCACCAAGATGGGACGAACTCGAAGTCGTACGTTCCTCTGAAAACGCTCAGTGAGTTCGCCCTCAGTCACACTGTTTGAAACCAAACCCAGACTGGCACCGACACACGGTTCCGAGACACAGCTGACGATCGGTATCGAAACTCAGTTTGTCTCTGATTTCGATACTACTCAGTTTTCATATATTTCACACAGTTCATTCGATTGAGAAGCGCGATGTAGTAGTCGAGGTCACAGGTGATCGACTGGATTTTGAACCACACTGATACGCACGACATCACACCAGAGCGAGTAGAGTGAACATTCAACCCATCAAGCGAAGATTGGCCAAAGTTATGATTAATGTGGATGAAACTGCGAGGAAACGCGCCGTTTCCACCGTCGGATGACCTGGCCATAGATTGCTACGAGTCGATGAGAGGCCCTGGAACACGACCTCGCGTTTCAGTACGAGCGACACGAACAATAGCGCCACAAAACATGATATTTTAACGTATGTTTTCTAAACTCCCCATTTCAATTACGATACTCAACGCGCAAAGTCAGAGAGCGAAAAATGAAGAACGAGAGGTGAAGAACGACAAGCCAGATAGAAGCACAGGACGGCAATATCACCGATACGTATTTGCTGACCAGCGAGAATCAGTCACACAGTATGCTCGATGCTGGAGAGACACCTCTGGAGGACGTACAACCAGGCAGTGTCCAACCTTCGAAGGTCGACACGGCAGAGGTTAAAGCAGCGCTCAGTTCGGCGGACCCGATCGTTCGCCAACGTGCCTGCAGCGTTTGCGAAGGACTCGCTGGACGAGACGTCGACTCACTTCTGCCCCTCATCCACGATATCGGAGCGCGACTACACGACGACTCTACCGCGGTCGTGCAAGCTGCACTGTCAGTACTGACTGATGTGGCCGCCACAGAGCCAACGATGCTCGAGTCGTGTCTGTCGGACCTCGTTAGCGTCACCCAGTCTGAGTTGAGCGGAATAACGCTCGGAGGGGCCCGCTGTCTGGCTGCACTGACAGCAGAGCACCCACGTGCATGTGTCCCTCACGTTGGAACACTGGTAGAGAGTATCCTGAACGTGGAGGTGCTCGAAGACGTCGACACGTTCACCGACACAGTCACTGACCCCACGACCCGACAGACGATACGAGAGCACCAGCAGAGTGAACAACGGGATTTGGAAACCGCACGAAGACTGCTTAGTCACGTCGTCGCTGCTTGCGCGCAGACAGCACCAACAGAACTCCACGAAGAGATACCACTGCTTACGAAGTTACTCTCTGACGAAGATCCAGTCGTCATCGGGGCGGGTCTCACCGCACTCTCTGCTGTCGCCCAAGACGACCCGACCGTGATTGCTGTCGACGACACGCTACTCGATTGTCTCGACCACGACGACCGACGTGTTAGAGCACACGCCATCGAAACAGTCGGCTTCCTCGGCGCTGACTCCATCGTCCCCACACTCCAACGAATGGC is a window encoding:
- a CDS encoding phosphoenolpyruvate carboxykinase (ATP) gives rise to the protein MENTIHLPTSADFPDPATANHVTYNPSLTDLRDYSAHLETTTDFEAPSYVSEYRSRSAAQTATSVDRSFDEDDLAVFEHAIEWVNDPTNDVLCVDRVVGRDEDVSAVCRLFLPKEYGRIALAWAKLLEPADGVEPDFVTVQLPDATAEPCIRVLPEEGLTAVFGSDYTGEAKKSFLRLFMFRAKQSGGLGLHAGSKRVTLDDSDGRREVGQLFLGLSGTGKSTLTSHGLWLDEPEGAEMLQDDVCALLPSGSVAGSEGGGLYIKTLGLDADEQPELYEAATNESAVLENVSVDADGCVDFDEPEYGRNARAVIQRDCLKSSAEDIDLDQVDQVFFITRNPLMPPIAKLDETQAAVAFMLGESVETSAGDPSRIGEPIRVVGTNPFIIGSEGDEGNRFRDLIDDLDVDCFVLNTGAVGTDDPVDVGVEETVAILEGVARDSIEWGYDDTLGLMVPTDVPGIDITQFVVADHVEDFDEAHSTLRAERRSYLAQFDELDDDIVDATY
- a CDS encoding HEAT repeat domain-containing protein, whose protein sequence is MLDAGETPLEDVQPGSVQPSKVDTAEVKAALSSADPIVRQRACSVCEGLAGRDVDSLLPLIHDIGARLHDDSTAVVQAALSVLTDVAATEPTMLESCLSDLVSVTQSELSGITLGGARCLAALTAEHPRACVPHVGTLVESILNVEVLEDVDTFTDTVTDPTTRQTIREHQQSEQRDLETARRLLSHVVAACAQTAPTELHEEIPLLTKLLSDEDPVVIGAGLTALSAVAQDDPTVIAVDDTLLDCLDHDDRRVRAHAIETVGFLGADSIVPTLQRMAEADPDEDVAALAAATAEFLEA